The following coding sequences are from one Streptomyces sp. NBC_00536 window:
- a CDS encoding XRE family transcriptional regulator: MTQDNEELDSLVRKRIRALRVAQGWSLADLAARAHISQSTLSRIENGRRRLALDQLVTLARALDTSLDQLVETAAEDIVTHPVIDAAHGLMRWSMKADPDVSVVRQRMTNPPPDSPARMRAHPGREWLVVLSGTAVLLLGNRRVRVETNQAVEFPTMLPHAIGAEGGPCEILGIFDRDARRGHQGGDDT, translated from the coding sequence GTGACGCAAGACAATGAGGAGCTGGACAGCCTCGTACGCAAACGGATCCGGGCCCTTCGCGTGGCGCAGGGCTGGTCCCTGGCCGATCTGGCCGCCCGTGCCCACATCAGCCAGTCCACGCTCAGCCGGATCGAGAACGGCCGGCGGCGCCTCGCGCTGGACCAGCTCGTCACCCTCGCCCGGGCCCTGGACACCTCGCTGGACCAGCTCGTCGAGACCGCCGCCGAGGACATCGTCACCCACCCGGTGATCGACGCGGCCCACGGCCTGATGCGCTGGTCCATGAAGGCAGACCCGGACGTGAGCGTGGTGCGGCAACGCATGACGAACCCGCCCCCGGACAGCCCCGCGCGGATGCGGGCCCATCCGGGCCGCGAATGGCTCGTCGTCCTGTCCGGCACGGCGGTCCTGCTGCTGGGGAACCGGCGCGTGCGCGTGGAGACGAACCAGGCGGTCGAGTTCCCCACGATGCTGCCGCACGCCATCGGCGCCGAGGGCGGGCCCTGCGAGATCCTCGGCATCTTCGACCGCGACGCCCGCCGCGGCCACCAGGGCGGCGACGACACCTGA
- a CDS encoding class I SAM-dependent methyltransferase, giving the protein MNHTSHASHTPHVHDQAEILDLDAEVLAEHTAAITARLPVRADPRHIVDLGCGTGTGTFALLARFPGAQVTAVDASAAHLERLRVRARALGLADRVRTVAADLDAEWPDLDAEWPDLGRPGLGRPELVWASASLHHLADPDRTLRTVHALLAPGGLFAVVEPAGFPRFLPADAPRERPGLEDRCHAALAHHHAGHLPHRGADWGPRLTAAGFTVEDDRTIAVHVDGSGTDGSANEAVGRYALSSLERLRANAAHALTAEDRAALDALLDTGGPRSILRRPDLAVRTERTVWAARRA; this is encoded by the coding sequence ATGAACCACACCTCCCACGCCTCCCACACCCCCCACGTCCACGACCAGGCGGAGATCCTCGACCTGGACGCGGAGGTGCTCGCCGAGCACACCGCGGCCATCACCGCCCGGCTGCCCGTCCGGGCGGACCCGCGCCACATCGTGGACCTGGGCTGCGGGACCGGCACCGGCACCTTCGCCCTCCTCGCGCGCTTCCCCGGAGCGCAGGTGACCGCCGTCGACGCCTCGGCCGCCCATCTGGAGCGCCTGCGGGTACGGGCCCGGGCGCTCGGTCTGGCCGACCGGGTGCGCACGGTGGCCGCCGACCTCGACGCGGAGTGGCCCGATCTCGACGCGGAGTGGCCCGACCTCGGCAGGCCCGGCCTCGGCAGGCCCGAGCTGGTGTGGGCCTCGGCCTCCCTGCACCACCTGGCCGACCCCGACCGCACCCTGCGCACGGTCCACGCCCTGCTCGCGCCCGGCGGCCTGTTCGCCGTCGTCGAGCCGGCCGGGTTCCCCCGCTTCCTGCCCGCCGACGCCCCGCGGGAGCGGCCCGGCCTGGAGGACCGCTGCCACGCCGCGCTCGCGCACCACCACGCCGGGCACCTGCCGCACCGCGGCGCCGACTGGGGCCCCCGGCTGACCGCCGCCGGGTTCACCGTCGAGGACGACCGTACGATCGCCGTGCACGTCGACGGCTCCGGCACCGACGGCTCCGCCAACGAGGCCGTCGGCCGCTACGCCCTCAGCAGCCTGGAGCGCCTGCGCGCCAACGCCGCCCACGCCCTCACCGCCGAGGACCGCGCCGCTCTCGACGCACTGCTCGACACCGGCGGCCCCCGCAGCATCCTGCGCCGCCCCGACCTCGCGGTCCGCACCGAACGCACCGTGTGGGCCGCCCGCCGCGCCTGA
- a CDS encoding ABC transporter permease — protein MKWLRGYRISGTRPSLTLVLPALLAVAFLLLPLIGILVRTEWGALGTHLTSPPVVLALKLSLLVSFAALGLSLLLGVPLAWLLARVEFPGKTSVRALVLLPMVLPPTVGGVALLLGFGRRGLLGPWLESTFGIVFPFHTSGAVLAATFVAMPFLVISLEGTLAGLRPSYEETASSLGASPVRVFFTVTLPMVAPGLAAGAALAWARALGEFGATITFAGNLPGATQTLPLQVYLLLQDAPEAATSVSLLLLAIAMAVLVGLRGRWTGSVSRPRTASAPEPAAAALATAEPPALPRPTDPWPLHATVTGFNELTLDAEPGTTIAVVGENGAGKTTLLRALLGLTPRAHAALKLGDLDVTALPPHKRQVAWVPQDGALFPHQTALANTAYGLRARGVPRTEARAEAQAWLDRLAVGHLAHRKPAQLSGGQAQRVALARALAARPRLLLLDEPLAALDQTTRARVRHTLRTHLAGFGGVCLIVTHDPVEAVSLADRVLVLADGRTLQDATPAEVTRHPRSPWVARMLGRNAWPCTATRAGLTLATGGILVAADPLPEGAEALAIIAPESVSLHRERPTGSPRNVWRGTVREITVVGSRLRVLITSEQTPDLIAEITPQAAADLALADGAEIWAGLKATEVTLVEL, from the coding sequence GTGAAATGGCTCCGCGGGTACCGGATATCCGGTACCCGGCCCTCCCTCACCCTGGTGCTGCCCGCACTGCTGGCCGTCGCGTTCCTGCTGCTGCCGCTGATCGGCATCCTGGTGCGCACCGAATGGGGGGCGCTCGGCACCCACCTCACGAGCCCGCCGGTGGTCCTGGCCCTCAAGCTGTCGCTGCTCGTCTCCTTCGCGGCGCTCGGCCTGTCCCTGCTGCTCGGCGTGCCGCTGGCGTGGCTGCTGGCCCGGGTGGAGTTTCCCGGGAAGACCTCCGTCCGGGCCCTGGTCCTGCTGCCGATGGTGCTGCCGCCGACCGTCGGCGGTGTCGCCCTGCTGCTCGGCTTCGGGCGGCGCGGGCTGCTCGGGCCGTGGCTGGAGAGCACCTTCGGGATCGTGTTCCCCTTCCACACCTCGGGCGCCGTCCTCGCCGCGACCTTCGTCGCGATGCCGTTCCTCGTCATCAGCCTGGAAGGCACCCTCGCGGGCCTGAGGCCCTCCTACGAGGAGACCGCCTCCTCCCTCGGCGCCTCCCCGGTCCGGGTGTTCTTCACCGTCACCCTGCCGATGGTCGCCCCGGGGCTCGCCGCCGGAGCGGCCCTCGCCTGGGCCCGGGCGCTCGGCGAGTTCGGCGCGACGATCACCTTCGCGGGCAACCTCCCCGGTGCCACCCAGACCCTCCCGCTCCAGGTCTACCTCCTCCTCCAGGACGCCCCGGAAGCCGCGACCTCCGTCTCCCTGCTCCTGCTGGCCATCGCGATGGCCGTCCTGGTCGGCCTGCGCGGCCGCTGGACCGGATCGGTGAGCCGCCCCCGTACCGCCTCCGCGCCGGAACCCGCCGCCGCGGCCTTGGCCACCGCCGAACCACCGGCGCTCCCGCGGCCCACCGATCCCTGGCCGCTGCACGCCACCGTCACCGGCTTCAACGAACTGACCCTGGACGCGGAACCCGGCACCACCATCGCCGTCGTCGGCGAGAACGGCGCGGGCAAGACCACCCTCCTGCGCGCCCTCCTCGGCCTCACCCCCCGCGCCCACGCCGCATTGAAGCTGGGCGACCTCGACGTCACCGCCCTGCCCCCGCACAAACGCCAGGTCGCCTGGGTCCCCCAGGACGGCGCCCTCTTCCCCCACCAAACCGCCCTCGCCAACACCGCCTACGGACTGCGCGCCCGCGGAGTTCCACGCACCGAGGCCCGCGCCGAGGCACAGGCCTGGCTCGACCGGCTCGCCGTCGGCCACCTCGCCCACCGCAAACCCGCCCAGCTCTCCGGCGGCCAGGCCCAGCGCGTCGCCCTGGCCCGCGCCCTGGCCGCCCGCCCCCGCCTGCTCCTCCTCGACGAACCCCTCGCCGCCCTCGACCAGACCACCCGCGCGCGGGTGCGGCACACCCTGCGCACCCATCTCGCCGGCTTCGGCGGGGTCTGCCTGATCGTCACCCACGACCCCGTCGAGGCGGTCTCCCTGGCCGACCGGGTCCTCGTCCTGGCCGACGGCCGCACCCTCCAGGACGCCACCCCCGCCGAAGTCACCCGCCACCCACGCTCCCCGTGGGTGGCCCGCATGCTCGGCCGCAACGCCTGGCCCTGCACCGCGACCCGGGCCGGCCTCACCCTCGCCACCGGCGGCATCCTGGTCGCCGCGGACCCGCTCCCCGAGGGGGCCGAGGCGCTCGCGATCATCGCCCCGGAGTCGGTGTCCCTGCACCGCGAACGGCCCACGGGCAGCCCGCGCAACGTCTGGCGGGGGACCGTACGCGAGATCACCGTCGTCGGCAGCCGACTGCGCGTCCTGATCACCTCGGAGCAGACCCCCGACCTGATCGCCGAGATCACCCCGCAGGCCGCCGCCGACCTCGCCCTCGCGGACGGCGCCGAGATCTGGGCCGGCCTCAAGGCCACCGAGGTCACCCTCGTGGAACTCTGA
- a CDS encoding TOBE domain-containing protein translates to MQHYTVGQAARLLGVSTDTARRWADAGKVPTYREGPDGSGRRLIDGRDLAAFAADLAHRDQDEDEPVHSSVRNSFPGIITAVKLGDVAAQVEIQAGPHRLVSLLTREAVEELGLEVGMQATARVKSTSVHIDRT, encoded by the coding sequence ATGCAGCACTACACCGTGGGTCAGGCCGCGCGCCTGCTGGGCGTCAGTACGGACACCGCCCGGCGCTGGGCCGACGCGGGCAAGGTCCCCACCTATCGCGAGGGCCCCGACGGCTCGGGGCGCCGGCTCATCGACGGCCGCGACCTGGCGGCGTTCGCGGCTGACCTCGCGCACCGGGACCAGGACGAGGACGAGCCGGTCCACAGCTCCGTCCGGAACTCCTTTCCGGGCATCATCACGGCCGTGAAACTCGGCGACGTGGCAGCCCAGGTGGAAATCCAGGCGGGCCCGCACCGGCTGGTTTCCCTGCTGACCCGGGAAGCCGTCGAGGAATTGGGGCTGGAGGTCGGAATGCAGGCCACGGCCCGGGTGAAATCCACCAGCGTCCACATCGACCGCACCTGA
- a CDS encoding TOBE domain-containing protein, protein MSLSIRNQIPGTITSVTAGEAMSTVKVRLVGGQDITAAITTDAVKDLGFAEGTAVKALVKSTEVSLATAPVEGISIRNQIAGTVTDVATGGAMGSVKVSVEGGELTAAITKDAVEALGLTAGSSVVALIKSTEISLSV, encoded by the coding sequence ATGAGCCTGAGCATCCGCAACCAGATCCCCGGCACCATCACCTCCGTCACGGCCGGCGAAGCCATGTCCACGGTGAAGGTCCGCCTGGTGGGCGGTCAGGACATCACCGCCGCGATCACCACCGACGCCGTCAAGGACCTCGGTTTCGCCGAGGGCACCGCCGTCAAGGCGCTCGTGAAGTCCACCGAGGTCTCCCTCGCGACCGCCCCGGTCGAGGGCATCTCCATCCGCAACCAGATCGCGGGCACCGTCACCGACGTCGCGACCGGTGGCGCCATGGGCTCCGTCAAGGTCTCCGTCGAGGGCGGCGAGCTGACCGCCGCGATCACCAAGGACGCCGTCGAGGCCCTCGGCCTGACCGCCGGTTCCTCCGTCGTCGCGCTGATCAAGTCGACCGAGATCTCCCTCTCCGTCTGA
- a CDS encoding F0F1 ATP synthase subunit B family protein: protein MDILIPKWLELSVGAVAFLTVFGFLAAVLLPRVNRVLAERADAIDGGMERSQETAAEASRILGQYLQEIAEARHDAARSRQEAVEQGTVLLAGIRAEGVREREAMTAAARERIAAERLAAETELHGDVVALAAELAGRIVGEPLHGLVATSAAVARFRSGAGDTAEPARD from the coding sequence ATGGACATTCTCATACCGAAGTGGCTGGAGCTGTCGGTCGGAGCGGTCGCGTTCCTCACCGTGTTCGGGTTCCTCGCGGCCGTTCTGCTGCCCCGCGTCAACCGGGTGCTCGCCGAGCGGGCGGACGCGATCGACGGGGGCATGGAGCGTTCCCAGGAGACCGCCGCGGAAGCGTCCCGGATCCTCGGCCAGTACCTCCAGGAGATCGCCGAAGCGCGGCACGATGCCGCGCGGTCGCGCCAGGAAGCCGTGGAACAGGGCACGGTGCTGCTGGCCGGGATCCGGGCCGAAGGGGTGCGGGAACGGGAGGCGATGACCGCCGCCGCCCGTGAACGGATCGCCGCCGAGCGGCTGGCCGCCGAGACGGAACTCCACGGTGACGTCGTCGCGCTGGCCGCCGAACTGGCCGGGCGCATCGTGGGCGAACCGCTGCACGGCCTCGTCGCGACGAGCGCCGCCGTCGCCCGCTTCCGCTCCGGCGCGGGCGACACGGCCGAGCCCGCCCGGGACTGA
- a CDS encoding AfsR/SARP family transcriptional regulator — MEFRLLGSVSVASEAGDLPLGPAKRTSLLAALLLRPNHPVPLRQLTASLWDGEPPARARSVIQGHVSRLRTLLDTVEAGSFGVELATQGAAYVLRMPEALLDAHRFEEMVTRAQGQCSVGDSVVMYQEALALWRGPALTGVHPTPPLQLAADALEELRLTTVEHLAAGYGRLGAHAQAAAVLRAEAGAHPLRESLAAALVTALRRAGRRSEALDWFHHTRRLLAEELGVDPGDELSDAYAAALRGQSCETGQSGPGARSGAEDHGGRTGAAREGAYAPPRIPAPRTRYADTLDLMPRPPRGFHGREAELAALSGATAAEAPVCLVTGPAGVGKSALVVHWAHLHQDRFPDGRLHADLRGFSDTGEAAPLDVLREFLLALGVEPLRLPETVTRAAALFRSLTAGRRLLIVLDNVRASEQVRPLLPGGSECVTVVTSRHRLRGLIASDAARPVPLGVLGPEDGTALLAAVLGTDRVHTEPLAARQLARLCDGLPLALRVAAARLADQPHLSLTAMAAELSDTTRRLGLLDAEDTGVRAALHLSVRRLPPGAAHQLAHLGRHPGTHIDRDVAAALAGTGPAEAEAALDQLAAAHLLTYGAPGRWVLHDLVRLYARDMETGPEALPRLLDLYIATGLAAAGAAERDGTPCFATPADFGRPQEVREFRDRDEAMAWYTAQREDLALAAAAAHAAGLHGRAWRIVLSLWPLMVWRVLDGWAPLLRTALDSARADEDPHGQSRVLALLGWVLTEEGRPEEAMAHLEAACLLAARAGDRGAQATALVNLSLARAALGELDVAARGCVRAAELAREAGDPATERLALYHLSRHQLGSGEWREALESTTAAGAVRAPAAESPTRVLLLAATGEALVALGERTEGIRCLDEAARAAESSGFDEGAERALGALLQLSDTDAGDGARGVDGTAYRARYAEVAARQTVRA, encoded by the coding sequence GTGGAGTTCAGGCTGCTCGGATCGGTGTCCGTCGCGAGTGAGGCCGGGGACCTTCCGCTCGGGCCCGCCAAGCGGACCAGCCTGCTGGCCGCGTTGCTGCTGCGGCCCAACCATCCCGTTCCGCTGCGGCAGCTCACCGCCTCGCTGTGGGACGGCGAGCCCCCGGCGCGCGCACGCAGCGTGATACAGGGGCACGTGTCCCGGCTGCGCACCCTGCTGGACACCGTCGAAGCCGGCTCGTTCGGCGTGGAGTTGGCCACCCAGGGCGCGGCTTACGTGCTGCGGATGCCGGAGGCGCTGCTGGACGCGCACCGCTTCGAGGAGATGGTCACGCGGGCCCAGGGGCAGTGTTCGGTCGGGGATTCCGTGGTCATGTACCAGGAGGCCCTGGCCCTGTGGCGCGGGCCCGCGCTGACCGGCGTGCACCCCACCCCGCCGCTGCAGCTGGCCGCGGACGCGCTGGAGGAGCTGCGGCTCACCACGGTGGAACACCTGGCCGCCGGGTACGGGCGGCTCGGCGCCCACGCGCAGGCCGCGGCCGTGCTGCGCGCCGAGGCCGGCGCCCACCCGCTGCGCGAATCGCTGGCCGCCGCGCTGGTGACGGCCCTGCGGCGGGCCGGGCGGCGTTCGGAGGCGCTGGACTGGTTCCACCACACCCGGCGCCTGCTCGCCGAGGAGCTCGGCGTCGATCCCGGGGACGAGCTGAGCGACGCCTACGCGGCGGCCCTGCGCGGCCAGAGCTGCGAGACCGGGCAGAGCGGCCCCGGCGCGCGGAGCGGCGCCGAGGACCACGGCGGGCGCACCGGCGCCGCGCGCGAGGGGGCGTACGCCCCGCCCCGGATCCCGGCCCCGCGCACCCGGTACGCCGACACCCTCGACCTGATGCCCCGCCCGCCGCGCGGCTTCCACGGGCGCGAGGCGGAGCTGGCCGCGCTGTCCGGGGCCACCGCCGCGGAGGCCCCCGTATGCCTGGTCACCGGGCCCGCCGGGGTCGGCAAGAGCGCCCTCGTGGTCCATTGGGCGCACCTGCACCAGGACCGGTTCCCGGACGGCCGCCTCCACGCCGACCTGCGCGGTTTCAGCGACACCGGCGAGGCCGCGCCGCTCGACGTGCTGCGGGAGTTCCTGCTGGCGCTGGGCGTCGAGCCGCTGCGCCTGCCGGAAACGGTGACCCGTGCCGCAGCCCTGTTCCGCTCGCTGACCGCGGGCCGCCGGCTGCTGATCGTCCTCGACAACGTGCGCGCCTCGGAGCAGGTGCGTCCGCTGCTGCCGGGCGGGAGCGAGTGCGTCACCGTCGTCACCAGCCGCCACCGGCTGCGCGGCCTGATCGCCTCGGACGCGGCCCGCCCGGTCCCGCTCGGCGTCCTGGGACCGGAGGACGGTACGGCGCTGCTCGCCGCGGTGCTCGGCACGGACCGGGTGCACACCGAGCCGTTGGCCGCCCGGCAGCTGGCCCGGCTGTGCGACGGGCTGCCCCTCGCGCTGCGGGTCGCCGCGGCCCGGCTCGCGGACCAGCCGCACCTGAGCCTGACGGCCATGGCGGCGGAACTCTCGGACACCACGCGCAGGCTGGGCCTGCTCGACGCCGAGGACACGGGCGTCCGCGCCGCCCTGCACCTGTCGGTGCGCCGCCTCCCGCCGGGCGCCGCGCACCAGCTCGCCCACCTCGGCCGCCACCCCGGCACGCACATCGACCGTGATGTGGCGGCGGCCCTGGCGGGCACCGGTCCGGCGGAGGCGGAGGCGGCCCTCGACCAGCTCGCCGCCGCCCACCTGCTGACGTACGGCGCGCCGGGGCGGTGGGTGCTGCACGATCTCGTACGGCTCTACGCGCGCGACATGGAGACCGGCCCGGAGGCACTGCCGCGGCTGCTGGACCTCTACATCGCCACCGGCCTCGCGGCGGCCGGGGCCGCGGAGCGGGACGGTACGCCGTGCTTCGCGACGCCCGCGGACTTCGGCCGGCCCCAGGAGGTACGGGAGTTCCGCGACCGCGACGAGGCGATGGCCTGGTACACGGCGCAGCGCGAGGACCTGGCCCTCGCCGCGGCGGCGGCGCACGCCGCCGGGCTGCACGGCCGGGCCTGGCGGATCGTGCTGTCCCTGTGGCCGCTGATGGTGTGGCGGGTCCTCGACGGCTGGGCCCCGCTCCTGCGCACGGCCCTCGACTCGGCCCGGGCCGACGAGGACCCGCACGGCCAGTCCCGGGTCCTCGCCCTCCTCGGCTGGGTGCTGACCGAGGAGGGGCGGCCCGAGGAGGCCATGGCGCACCTCGAAGCCGCCTGCCTGCTGGCCGCCCGGGCGGGCGACCGCGGCGCTCAGGCCACCGCGCTGGTCAACCTGTCCCTGGCGCGGGCCGCGCTCGGCGAACTCGACGTGGCGGCGCGGGGGTGCGTACGGGCCGCCGAACTGGCCCGTGAGGCCGGTGACCCGGCCACCGAACGCCTCGCGCTCTACCACCTGTCCCGGCACCAGCTCGGCTCCGGGGAGTGGCGCGAGGCCCTGGAGAGCACCACGGCCGCGGGGGCCGTCCGGGCCCCGGCCGCGGAGTCCCCGACGCGGGTGCTGCTGCTCGCCGCGACCGGGGAGGCGCTGGTGGCGCTCGGCGAGCGGACCGAGGGCATCCGGTGCCTGGACGAGGCCGCGCGGGCGGCCGAATCGTCCGGCTTCGACGAGGGCGCGGAGCGGGCGCTCGGCGCGCTGCTCCAGCTGTCGGACACCGATGCGGGCGACGGGGCTCGCGGGGTGGACGGGACGGCGTACCGGGCCCGGTACGCCGAGGTGGCCGCGCGCCAGACCGTACGGGCGTGA
- a CDS encoding alpha/beta fold hydrolase: protein MSDTTTTRVRRDIGRYVNDTLRDRYFAACDAVYALGAPARSETDVETSFGTTHVYRYGPTDPAAASRTPVVLIHGSGGCSAQWYPNTAALSADRPVYALDTPGDPGRSVQREVMWQPERAAQWLDEALDALGLDRVHLVGSSYGGWLVINMAHRRPGRLASVTALDPGGLEKVGLRFFVWIFVSLFATFAPKALRPRLASWLEQPVLVVPELRAWVQAGVRAFRIRRPAPLPLSDAELGSIRTPFYLIMGKRSLLVHPKRQVERVPRVIPGARAEIVAATGHGPQIDHPELVNARMLSFMEDIDSLDPAVA, encoded by the coding sequence GTGTCCGACACCACGACCACCCGCGTCCGCCGCGACATCGGCCGCTACGTCAACGACACCCTGCGCGACCGCTACTTCGCCGCCTGCGACGCCGTCTACGCCCTGGGCGCGCCCGCGCGCTCCGAGACCGACGTGGAGACGAGCTTCGGCACCACGCACGTCTACCGGTACGGCCCCACGGACCCCGCCGCCGCGTCCCGTACGCCTGTGGTCCTGATCCACGGCTCCGGCGGCTGTTCCGCGCAGTGGTACCCCAACACCGCCGCGCTCAGCGCCGACCGCCCCGTCTACGCCCTCGACACCCCGGGCGACCCCGGCCGCAGCGTGCAGCGCGAGGTGATGTGGCAGCCCGAGCGCGCCGCCCAGTGGCTCGACGAAGCCCTCGACGCGCTCGGCCTCGACCGGGTGCACCTGGTCGGCTCCTCCTACGGAGGCTGGCTGGTCATCAACATGGCGCACCGCAGGCCCGGGCGGCTCGCCTCCGTCACGGCCCTCGACCCGGGCGGCCTGGAGAAGGTCGGCTTGCGGTTCTTCGTCTGGATCTTCGTCAGCCTCTTCGCCACCTTCGCGCCCAAGGCGCTGCGGCCGCGGCTGGCGTCCTGGCTGGAGCAGCCGGTGCTCGTCGTCCCGGAACTGCGCGCCTGGGTCCAGGCCGGCGTGCGCGCCTTCCGGATCCGCCGGCCCGCCCCGCTGCCGCTGTCGGACGCGGAACTGGGCTCGATCCGGACGCCGTTCTACCTGATCATGGGCAAGCGCAGCCTGCTCGTGCACCCGAAGCGGCAGGTGGAGCGGGTGCCGCGGGTGATCCCGGGCGCGCGGGCCGAGATCGTCGCCGCCACCGGGCACGGGCCGCAGATCGACCACCCCGAGCTGGTCAACGCCCGGATGCTGAGCTTCATGGAGGACATCGACTCCCTGGACCCGGCCGTCGCGTGA
- a CDS encoding TetR/AcrR family transcriptional regulator — MPKRVDHEERRTQIAEALVRVAGRRGLHAVGMRDVAAEAGVSLRLVQYYFETKEKLLLYGLQHLTDRFTARVGARLAAAGPAPGPRAAAEALILASLPTDPESRTFHLLYSSYAILSVTDEALAAQPFIANPDAAEDALTGLIRAAQDTGQADPDADARTEAISLLAMAATLGTSILVGQRGPESAVAVLRHHLDRIFTPRRSASAS; from the coding sequence ATGCCGAAGCGCGTGGACCACGAGGAACGGCGCACCCAGATCGCCGAAGCGCTCGTCCGGGTCGCCGGACGCCGCGGACTGCACGCCGTCGGCATGCGCGACGTGGCGGCCGAGGCCGGGGTGTCGCTCCGGCTCGTGCAGTACTACTTCGAGACCAAGGAGAAGCTCCTCCTCTACGGACTCCAGCACCTCACCGACCGCTTCACGGCGCGCGTCGGCGCCCGCCTCGCCGCCGCGGGCCCCGCCCCCGGCCCGCGCGCAGCCGCCGAGGCCCTGATCCTCGCCTCGCTCCCCACCGACCCGGAGAGCCGCACCTTCCACCTGCTCTACAGCTCCTACGCGATCCTGTCCGTGACCGACGAGGCGCTGGCCGCCCAGCCGTTCATCGCCAACCCCGACGCCGCCGAGGACGCGCTGACCGGCCTGATCCGCGCGGCACAGGACACCGGGCAGGCCGATCCGGACGCCGACGCGCGCACCGAGGCGATCAGCCTGCTCGCCATGGCCGCGACCCTGGGCACCAGCATCCTGGTGGGCCAGCGGGGCCCCGAGTCGGCCGTCGCGGTCCTGCGCCACCACCTCGACCGGATCTTCACTCCCCGCCGCTCCGCGTCAGCGTCTTGA
- a CDS encoding serine hydrolase domain-containing protein: MNEIAPAPASIPFTAADVHGLREALEEVVADGAAPGGVVVCGTAAGDRTVLSAGVVSPFTNPRTPDEHTVYDIASLTKVTATWPLVGRAVAAGLLDLDAPVREFLPPMDEGLGHLSGARTTVRQLLSHTSGLRAATRFDLYDLTERPLHELICREPLENIPGTHRYINRGYVLLGLALAHVHREPLDRLAAAFWAGLGMDRTAYGPLAQSPEVAPTEHRDGHDRLWGAVHDENAAAMGDVAGHAGVFAPAADLATYAEHLLSAGPGSPLGDWLAASLVPVAEIDPGLHRGLGWIVGAGGAVAHHHGFTGASLFLAPAAGRYVVITANAVHDGAAARTRIAPLRERVLKTLTRSGGE, from the coding sequence ATGAACGAGATCGCACCCGCACCCGCATCCATCCCCTTCACGGCCGCCGACGTGCACGGGCTGCGGGAGGCGCTGGAGGAGGTCGTCGCCGACGGGGCGGCCCCGGGCGGAGTGGTGGTCTGCGGCACGGCCGCGGGGGACCGTACGGTCCTGTCGGCCGGGGTGGTCTCCCCGTTCACCAACCCGCGGACCCCCGACGAGCACACCGTCTATGACATCGCGTCCCTCACCAAGGTCACCGCGACCTGGCCGCTCGTCGGCCGCGCCGTGGCGGCGGGGCTGCTGGACCTGGACGCGCCCGTACGGGAGTTCCTGCCGCCGATGGACGAGGGCCTCGGCCACCTGTCCGGGGCCCGGACCACGGTGCGGCAGCTGCTCTCGCACACCTCCGGCCTGCGCGCGGCCACCCGCTTCGACCTGTACGACCTGACCGAGCGCCCGCTGCACGAGCTGATCTGCCGCGAGCCCCTGGAGAACATCCCGGGCACCCACCGCTACATCAACCGGGGGTACGTGCTGCTCGGCCTGGCCCTCGCCCATGTGCACAGAGAGCCGCTGGACCGGCTCGCCGCCGCGTTCTGGGCCGGGCTGGGCATGGACCGTACAGCCTACGGCCCGCTCGCCCAGTCCCCCGAGGTCGCGCCGACCGAGCACCGCGACGGCCACGACCGGCTGTGGGGCGCGGTGCACGACGAGAACGCGGCGGCGATGGGCGATGTCGCCGGGCACGCGGGGGTGTTCGCGCCCGCAGCGGACCTCGCGACCTATGCGGAGCACCTGCTGTCGGCGGGTCCGGGCAGCCCGCTCGGCGACTGGCTGGCCGCGAGCCTGGTCCCCGTCGCGGAGATCGATCCCGGCCTGCACCGGGGGCTGGGGTGGATCGTGGGGGCCGGGGGCGCCGTGGCCCACCACCACGGTTTCACCGGGGCCAGCCTGTTCCTCGCGCCCGCCGCCGGGCGGTACGTGGTCATCACGGCCAACGCCGTCCACGACGGGGCCGCCGCCCGCACCCGGATCGCCCCGCTGCGCGAGCGCGTCCTCAAGACGCTGACGCGGAGCGGCGGGGAGTGA